Proteins encoded by one window of Ursus arctos isolate Adak ecotype North America unplaced genomic scaffold, UrsArc2.0 scaffold_22, whole genome shotgun sequence:
- the LOC125282510 gene encoding olfactory receptor 52R1-like → MSPCTSSSTQPKMLAILWFHAHEIEYHACLIQVFFIHAFSSVESGLLMAMALDRYVAICFPLHHSTILTPAMVGKLGAAVMMRGLLWVSPFCFMVSRMPFCPNHVIPQSYCEHMAVLKLVCADTRVNRAYGLSGAFSVAGFDIIVISISYVMILRTVLRLPSDEARLKAFGTCASHICVILALYIPALFTFLTHRFGHHVPRVVHIMFANIYLLVPPMLNPIIYGVRTKQIRDRVIQGCCGKDPRVKGHGITTNPTATDLGS, encoded by the exons ATGAGCCCATGTAC ctcctcttccacccaACCTAAAATGCTGGCTATACTCTGGTTTCATGCTCATGAGATTGAATACCATGCCTGCCTCATCCAGGTGTTCTTCATCCACGCCTTTTCTTCTGTGGAGTCTGGGCTACTCATGGCTATGGCCTTGGACCGTTACGTGGCTATCTGCTTCCCACTCCACCACTCTACTATCCTGACCCCAGCTATGGTGGGGAAACTGGGAGCGGCAGTGATGATGAGAGGGTTGCTGTGGGTGAGTCCCTTCTGCTTCATGGTCTCCAGGATGCCCTTCTGCCCCAACCACGTCATTCCCCAGTCCTACTGTGAGCACATGGCTGTGCTGAAGCTGGTGTGTGCAGATACTAGAGTCAATCGTGCATATGGGCTCTCTGGGGCCTTCTCTGTGGCTGGTTTTGATATCATTGTCATCAGTATATCCTATGTGATGATTCTGAGAACTGTTCTGAGGTTGCCCTCTGATGAAGCCCGGCTCAAAGCTTTTGGCACATGTGCTTCCCATATCTGTGTCATCTTAGCTCTTTATATCCCAGCCCTCTTTACCTTCCTCACCCACCGCTTTGGACATCATGTGCCTCGAGTGGTACATATCATGTTTGCTAATATCTATCTACTGGTACCTCCCATGCTCAACCCCATCATCTATGGAGTTAGAACCAAGCAGATCAGGGACAGGGTTATTCAAGGATGTTGTGGAAAAGATCCCCGAGTCAAAGGTCATGGGATCACAACCAACCCCACTGCCACTGATCTGGGATCATAG